The Acidithiobacillus ferrooxidans ATCC 23270 genomic interval GAGAACTGCGGCCAAGTCACCCCCAATCCGGCGAGCGTCTTTGCAGGAAGGGCATGAAGCGATCAGCTTGACGGGGTTTCGGGTGCAAGAGAATCTGGTGCATCGCCATATCGCGACTACTTATGGTGTCGCATCAATACCAAAGGTCTTCCACAGCCCTTGCTGGCCGGCGCTCGAAACCCAGATTTTTCGATCTCCGGGGTTTCTCCGTATCCATCCCGACTCTTGGAACTGCGTCATCAACGCGGCTCCCAGCGCTCCGCCGATATGGGGGCGACGCTCGCTCCAATCGATGCAGCGCCGCGCGAAAAGCCGCTGCTGATGACGTAGGGCGGGCAGATCCAACCCGAAGGCCGCGAATCCGTGTTCGCCAACCTCTGTAACCTGATAATCGCGCTCCTGTAGGTTGATCCACCCGTTGCGCTGTAGGGTATCCGCCAAGACAACCGCGAGACTCCCCGCCAGATGATCGTAACAACTCCTTGCTTGGCGCAATGGATCCACCGCGGCGCGGTCTGGGCGGTTCTTGAGGATCGGCGGGCCGGACAACGCCATCAGACTCTCCAGGATTTCGGCTACCGCCGGACTGGCCAAACGATAGTAGCGGTAGCGTAGACAGCGTTCCACCGCAAGCAGTCCACCATCCACCATCCGGGCCAAATGATGGCTGGCGGTTTGGGGGGTCACCCCTGCCCGGTAGGCCAGTTCACTGGCGGGCAATGCGTCGCCTCCGACCAGGGCCCAGGCCATGGCGGCACGGGCCGGAACCCCCAGCAACGCGACCACTTTGGGCAGTTCCATGTGCGCACTTCCTCCCTATTC includes:
- a CDS encoding ArsR/SmtB family transcription factor; amino-acid sequence: MELPKVVALLGVPARAAMAWALVGGDALPASELAYRAGVTPQTASHHLARMVDGGLLAVERCLRYRYYRLASPAVAEILESLMALSGPPILKNRPDRAAVDPLRQARSCYDHLAGSLAVVLADTLQRNGWINLQERDYQVTEVGEHGFAAFGLDLPALRHQQRLFARRCIDWSERRPHIGGALGAALMTQFQESGWIRRNPGDRKIWVSSAGQQGLWKTFGIDATP